One Saimiri boliviensis isolate mSaiBol1 chromosome 5, mSaiBol1.pri, whole genome shotgun sequence genomic window carries:
- the ZDBF2 gene encoding DBF4-type zinc finger-containing protein 2 isoform X4, which yields MQKRQGYCSYCRVPYNNLEQHLFSAQHRSLTRQSRRQICTSSLMERFLQDVLQHHPYHCQESSSTQNETYVNTGSSSEVVHSDDDFSEEEEEDENEVEDEDATEERPSEASERIEELHSRPHESQEGTKEVSVRPSVIQKLEKGQQQPLEFGHKIGASMKKCNPEDTAQATNNGSNLVRPPVIYNAPASCLPESSNGRPVTTNSTGLPPAVHLDSASKCGPNKVDNYLEQPDRASRNPVPSSHLETSSASRQKQKESSRKSLRINSDKLVLRKDVKSQGKTVSAGLKFHERVGTKGSLKVKSPSKLAANPSKTDMPSNKGIFEDTIPKHREKFFSNMDCTQEEKHLVFNKKAFLDQKCSVSSAMKFACSSLQSASDQPQEAAQDLNLWKEERIDQEDNYESRESEMSFDCSSSFYSLTDQSKGSAKEVNHSKKVRAAVPYKSNKSCISEVSSDCDDVLQLVTNQSQISLQNTMRVSLVDQSYESSSSETNFDCDASPQSTSDDYPQQSVKEVNLPKEAHIGLVDKNYGSSSSELSADSVFPLQSAVDRPSVAVTETKLRKKAHTGLVDNYGSSCSETSFDCDVSLDHMQLTVKGRNLKGRQVHLKHKKRKPSSAKAHLDCDVSLGTVADESQRAVAKMDLLKEKNADLMDMNCESQDPEMGFHTDAQLVADQSQVAIKEIDLQKVDVDLENKSVQSSSTSLSSDSPASLYHSAHDEPQEALDEVNLKELNIDMEVKSYDCSSSELTFDSDPPLLSVTEQSQLDAEGKERHLDLEDESCESDSSEITFDSDIPLYSVVDQPEVAVYEEETVDLESKSNESCVSEITFDSDIPLHSGNDHPEVAVKEVIQKEEYIHLERKNDEPSGSEINSDSYAPLHSVTNSPEVAVKKLYPQKEEQRHLENKENEPTNSEVSLDYNTMFHSVTGHSEDSIKEINLHKKEHMYLENKSVFETGLDSHISLQSAMYKPEVIVKETWLQREKYTEFQDGSVEFSGLRTSLDSGVSQYSVIEPQAAVNKTNRKKQCVLENKSDKCSGSEIILDSNIPPQSMTDQPQLAFLREKYVNLKDRNSKSSDSKITLNSEQLQEAVKKIDQWKEEVIGLKNKINEPNTSKLIHDSNVSVQSVADQPQVAIKHVNLGNENHMYLGVKNSQYSCSEMNVDSGFLVQSIVSRPQMTVLEQEQVELEDKPNQRCGSEVSFDSDDPLQSVADRLRETVKEISLWKDEDVDMEDRRDEAKSFEIMYDSDVLQSVAGQPEEVVKEVGLWKEHADLENKIVKPTDSKINFDSHEPLQSMTSNIQGVNQELNLLVEEHVCLNEKSYAPSNSEIIYVSNIPLQSVIKQPHILEGEHANLEDKSSDSCSPEESSDFSDSFQAAADGLQKSVKEVNLWKEDHIYLEDKSYKLGDFDVSCTSHIPVQFVTDQSSVSVEDINLQKKDRNDLEKKNCKTCGSEIKCGSCVNLQSEVDQPQVTYKEADLQKEDHVMEKTDEPIDSEMMYDSDIPFQIVVNQFQGSDKETHLPKVVLVNVIPSDGDYEVISDDTPLQLVTDPPQLTVKDINCINTECMDIEDKSCDSFGSEVRCSCKASSPSMTSQCKETFKIINRKKDYIILGEPSCQSCGSEMNFNVDASNQSMTYESQEPDKKMVKYIDSEDNSCGYNGSKGKFNLEGTSHRKTHRMQKAHKEANLRKDPRNASLKGKSCQSSASAVDFGVSSKSALHRRADRKKLKLKHGDLESVSQEPADFEMNFQCAPPLRSDTHQPQETVKRRHPCKKVSFDLKQKNCDSQPSSVPKVDSVRNLKKAKDIIEDNPDEPVLEALPHVPPSFVGKTWSQIMREDDMKINALVKEFREGRFHCYFDDDCETTKVFPKKKRVTWADLQGKEDTAPIQALSESDDTVRGSSDIDDLSVALDQPCHRHPPAENPSTQKWPVASECRTANISHSTQTSCKNYPVLKRKIIRQEEDPPKTASQKGRRRRRGMKIARAKRKFLLDL from the exons ttcaaCACAAAATGAGACATATGTGAATACTGGGTCATCGTCTGAAGTGGTGCATTCGGATGATGATTTttctgaagaagaggaagaggatgagaATGAGGTTGAGGATGAGGATGCTACTGAAGAGAGACCCTCTGAGGCTTCTGAGCGTATTGAAGAGTTGCATTCCAGACCCCATGAATCTCAGGAAGGCACAAAGGAGGTTTCAGTTCGACCATCAGTTATTCAAAAACTGGAGAAGGGACAGCAGCAGCCTTTGGAGTTTGGTCATAAAATTGGGGCCAGTATGAAAAAATGTAATCCAGAAGATACTGCTCAGGCTACAAATAATGGAAGCAACTTGGTACGCCCCCCAGTGATTTATAATGCTCCTGCTAGTTGTTTACCTGAAAGCTCTAATGGTAGACCAGTTACAACTAATTCAACTGGTTTACCACCAGCAGTTCATTTGGATTCAGCTAGCAAATGTGGCCCAAACAAAGTGGACAACTATCTTGAACAGCCAGACAGGGCCTCTAGAAATCCTGTGCCATCATCTCATCTGGAAACTTCTTCAGCTTCAcgtcagaaacagaaagaatcaAGTAGGAAATCTTTACGTATAAATTCAGATAAGTTGGTTTTGCGGAAAGATGTAAAATCTCAGGGTAAAACTGTGTCAGCTGGCTTGAAATTCCATGAACGTGTGGGTACTAAAGGCTCATTAAAAGTTAAATCTCCTTCCAAATTAGCAGCAAACCCGAGTAAAACTGACATGCCTTCTAATAAAGGAATCTTTGAAGATACTATTCCAAAGCATCGTGAGAAATTCTTTTCTAATATGGATTGTACCCAAGAAGAAAAGCATTTGGTTTTTAACAAGAAAGCCTTTTTGGATCAGAAGTGCTCAGTGAGTTCTGCAATGAAATTTGCTTGTAGCTCTCTTCAGTCAGCATCTGATCAGCCCCAAGAGGCTGCACAAGACTTAAATCTTTGGAAAGAGGAGCGAATTGACCAAGAAGATAATTATGAATCTAGAGAATCAGAAATGAGTTTTGATTGCAGTTCCTCTTTTTATTCACTGACTGACCAATCTAAAGGGAGTGCCAAAGAAGTAAACCATTCCAAGAAAGTACGTGCTGCTGTACCATATAAGAGTAACAAATCTTGTATTTCTGAAGTAAGTTCTGATTGTGACGATGTTCTTCAGTTGGTTACCAACCAATCCCAAATAAGTCTTCAGAATACAATGCGTGTTAGCCTGGTTGACCAAAGCTATGAATCTAGTAGTTCTGAAACGAATTTTGATTGTGATGCTTCACCTCAGTCCACTAGTGATGATTACCCTCAACAATCTGTAAAAGAAGTAAACCTTCCTAAGGAAGCACACATTGGCTTGGTTGATAAGAACTATGGTTCTAGTAGCTCTGAATTAAGTGCTGATTCTGTTTTCCCACTTCAGTCAGCGGTTGACCGACCCTCAGTGGCTGTCACAGAAACAAAACTTCGGAAGAAGGCTCATACTGGCTTGGTTGATAACTATGGATCGAGCTGTTCTGAAACAAGTTTTGATTGTGATGTTTCTCTTGATCATATGCAACTGACTGTCAAAGGAAGAAACCTGAAAGGTAGACAAGTTCACCTAAAACATAAGAAGCGTAAACCCAGTAGTGCTAAAGCACATCTTGATTGTGATGTCTCACTTGGGACAGTTGCAGATGAATCCCAGAGGGCTGTTGCGAAGATGGATCTTCTGAAGGAGAAGAATGCTGACCTTATGGATATGAACTGTGAATCCCAGGATCCTGAAATGGGTTTTCACACTGATGCTCAGTTAGTGGCTGACCAATCTCAAGTAGCAATTAAAGAAATAGACCTTCAGAAAGTGGATGTTGACCTTGAGAATAAGAGTGTTCAGTCTAGCAGTACTTCTCTAAGTTCTGATTCTCCGGCTTCTCTTTATCATTCAGCCCATGATGAGCCTCAAGAAGCTTTGGATGAAGTAAATCTTAAAGAGTTAAATATTGACATGGAAGTTAAGAGCTACGATTGCTCCAGCTCTGAATTGACTTTTGATTCTGACCCACCTCTTCTGTCAGTTACTGAGCAGTCTCAGCTGGATGCCGAAGGAAAAGAACGGCACCTTGACCTGGAAGATGAGAGCTGTGAGTCAGATAGTTCTGAAATAACATTTGATTCTGATATTCCTCTTTATTCAGTAGTTGACCAACCTGAAGTAGCTGTTTATGAGGAAGAAACTGTTGATCTGGAAAGTAAAAGTAATGAATCTTGTGTTTCTGAAATAACTTTTGATTCTGATATTCCTCTTCATTCAGGAAATGATCACCCTGAAGTAGCTGTTAAAGAAGTAATTCAGAAAGAAGAGTACATTCACTTAGAAAGGAAGAATGATGAACCCAGTGGTTCTGAAATAAATTCGGACTCCTATGCCCCTCTTCATTCAGTGACTAATTCTCCTGAAGTAGCTGTTAAAAAGCTATATCCTCAAAAAGAAGAGCAGAGACActtagaaaataaggaaaatgaaccTACCAATTCTGAAGTAAGTTTGGATTATAATACCATGTTTCATTCAGTGACTGGACATTCTGAAGATTCCATTAAAGAAATAAACCTTCACAAAAAAGAGCACATGTACTTAGAAAATAAGAGTGTTTTTGAAACAGGTTTGGATTCTCATATCTCTCTTCAGTCAGCGATGTACAAACCTGAAGTAATTGTCAAAGAAACATGGCTTCAAAGAGAAAAGTATACTGAATTCCAAGATGGAAGTGTTGAATTCAGTGGTTTGAGAACAAGTTTAGATTCTGGTGTCTCTCAGTATTCAGTAATTGAACCTCAAGCAGCTgttaacaaaacaaacagaaagaagcaatgtGTTCTAGAAAACAAGAGTGATAAATGTAGTGGTTCTGAAATAATTCTGGATTCTAATATTCCACCTCAGTCAATGACTGACCAACCTCAACTAGCTTTTTTGAGGGAAAAATATGTTAATCTGAAGGACAGAAACAGCAAATCAAGTGATTCTAAAATAACTTTGAATTCTGAACAACTTCAGGAAGCAGTTaaaaaaatagaccaatggaaggaAGAGGTTATTGGCCTGAAAAATAAGATTAATGAACCTAATACTTCTAAATTAATACATGATTCTAATGTTTCTGTCCAGTCTGTTGCTGACCAACCCCAAGTAGCTATTAAACATGTAAACCTTGGGAATGAAAACCATATGTACTTGGGAGTTAAGAACAGCCAATATAGTTGTTCTGAAATGAATGTGGATTCTGGTTTCTTGGTTCAGTCAATAGTCAGTCGACCTCAAATGACTGTTTTAGAGCAGGAGCAGGTTGAACTAGAAGATAAGCCCAATCAACGTTGTGGTTCTGAAGTAAGTTTTGATTCTGATGACCCTCTTCAGTCAGTAGCTGACCGGCTGAGAGAAACTGTTAAAGAAATAAGCCTTTGGAAGGATGAAGATGTTGACATGGAAGATAGGAGAGATGAAGCTAAGAGTTTTGAAATTATGTATGATTCTGATGTTCTTCAGTCAGTGGCTGGCCAACCTGAAGAAGTAGTTAAAGAGGTTGGTCTTTGGAAAGAGCATGCTGACTTGGAAAATAAGATTGTCAAACCTACTGattccaaaataaattttgattctCATGAACCCCTTCAGTCCATGACTAGTAACATTCAAGGAGTCAATCAAGAATTAAATCTTTTGGTGGAGGAACATGTTTGTCTGAATGAGAAGAGCTATGCACCCagtaattctgaaataatttatgtttcaaaTATCCCTCTTCAGTCAGTGATTAAACAGCCACACATTTTAGAAGGGGAGCATGCCAATCTGGAAGATAAGAGCAGTGATTCTTGTAGTCCTGAAGAAAGTTCTGATTTCAGTGACTCTTTTCAGGCAGCAGCTGATGGGCTTCAAAAATCTGTCAAAGAAGTAAATCTTTGGAAGGAAGACCATATTTACCTGGAAGATAAGAGCTATAAACTAGGTGATTTTGATGTAAGTTGTACTTCTCATATTCCTGTTCAGTTTGTGACTGATCAATCTTCTGTGTCTGTTGAAGACATAAACTTACAAAAGAAGGATCGTAATGATCTAGAAAAGAAGAACTGTAAAACCTGTGGTTCTGAAATAAAATGTGGTTCTTGTGTTAATCTTCAGTCAGAAGTTGACCAACCTCAAGTGACTTACAAAGAGGCAGACCTTCAGAAGGAAGACCATGTCATGGAAAAGACTGATGAACCTATTGATTCAGAAATGATGTATGATTCTGATATTCCTTTTCAAATAGTAGTTAACCAATTTCAAGGGTCAGACAAAGAAACACATCTTCCAAAGGTGGTACTTGTGAATGTGATACCCAGTGATGGTGATTATGAAGTAATTTCAGATGATACTCCCCTTCAGTTAGTGACTGACCCACCTCAGTTGACTGTCAAAGATATCAACTGTATAAATACAGAATGTATGGATATAGAAGATAAGAGCTGTGACTCTTTTGGCTCTGAAGTCAGATGTAGTTGTAAAGCCTCTTCTCCCTCAATGACAAGCCAATGCAAAGAgactttcaaaataataaaccGGAAGAAAGACTATATCATTCTGGGAGAGCCAAGTTGTCAGTCTTGTGGTTCTGAAATGAATTTTAATGTTGATGCCTCTAATCAGTCCATGACTTACGAGTCACAAGAACCTGATAAGAAAATGGTGAAATATATTGACTCAGAAGATAATAGCTGTGGATATAATGGttctaaaggaaaatttaatttGGAAGGTACTTCTCATCGAAAGACTCACCGAATGCAGAAAGCTCACAAAGAAGCCAACCTTCGGAAAGATCCAAGAAATGCTAGCCTAAAGGGTAAGAGCTGTCAATCTAGTGCTTCTGCAGTGGATTTTGGTGTCTCTTCTAAGTCAGCGCTTCATCGAAGGGCTgatagaaaaaaactgaagttaaAACATGGAGATCTAGAGAGTGTGAGCCAGGAACCAGCTGATTTTGAGATGAATTTTCAGTGTGCTCCCCCTCTTCGGTCTGATACTCATCAGCCTCAAGAAACTGTtaagagaaggcatccttgcAAGAAGGTATCTTTTGACCTGAAACAAAAGAACTGTGATTCCCAGCCAAGCTCTGTTCCCAAGGTTGATTCTGTAAGGAACCTGAAAAAAGCAAAGGACATCATAGAAGATAATCCTGATGAACCAGTTCTTGAAGCCTTACCTCATGTACCTCCTTCATTTGTGGGGAAAACATGGTCTCAGATAATGAGAGAAGATGACATGAAAATTAATGCTCTTGTGAAGGAGTTTAGGGAGGGTCGTTTCCACTGTTACTTTGATGATGACTGTGAGACCACAAAagtttttccaaagaagaaaaggGTTACCTGGGCTGACTTGCAAGGTAAGGAGGACACTGCACCAATTCAAGCTCTGTCCGAGAGTGATGATACTGTACGTGGTAGTTCAGATATTGATGACTTGTCAGTGGCCTTAGATCAACCATGCCATCGTCATCCTCCAGCAGAGAATCCTTCTACACAAAAGTGGCCTGTGGCTTCGGAATGCCGGACAGCGAACATCAGCCATAGTACTCAAACCAGTTGTAAGAATTACCCagtgttgaaaagaaaaataattagacaaGAGGAAGACCCACCAAAAA CCGCATCgcagaaagggaggaggagaagaagaggaatGAAGATTGCCAGAGCCAAAAGAAAATTTCTTCTGGACCTGTGA